One genomic window of Elaeis guineensis isolate ETL-2024a chromosome 2, EG11, whole genome shotgun sequence includes the following:
- the LOC105034289 gene encoding LOW QUALITY PROTEIN: chitin-inducible gibberellin-responsive protein 2 (The sequence of the model RefSeq protein was modified relative to this genomic sequence to represent the inferred CDS: inserted 1 base in 1 codon) encodes MQASNKCGSSDESPELYLQHNSMPRREEEFRLRPQNYQSFDQLFSDNGSLSQSCPLQASHVQYCTRDSALTTACYALRDSPSTLSFSPSFGSPVSQQDYHSDNINGSPLNVSCLTEDPADLKHKLRELEVAMLGPDFDTIDSSESSFRSYLMSKPEMWKQMMGIPEGDLKETLIACARAVADNDAQVMDWLIPELRQMVSVSGEPIQRVGAYMLEGLIARLSSSGSSIYKALKCKEPTSSDLLSYMHILYDVCPYFKFAYLSANGAIAEALKNEDKVHIIDFQIAQGSQWMTLLQALAARPGGPPHVRITGIDDSMSAYARGGGLHIVGQRLFRFAESCSVPFEFHAADVSCCDLEVKDLGVHPGEALAVNFPFQLHHVPDESVSTENHRDRILRMVKSLSPXVVTLVEQESNTNTAPLFQRFVETLNYYTAIFESIDVTLPRDSKERINVEQHCLARDIVNIIACEGAERVERHELFGKWKSRFTMAGFGPYPLSPLVNATIKSLLAKYCENFTLEERDGVLYLGWKNRRLSVSSAWR; translated from the exons ATGCAAGCTTCTAATAAATGTGGAAGTTCCGATGAGTCTCCAGAGTTGTACCTTCAGCACAATTCGATGCCTAGAAGAGAAGAGGAATTTCGGCTTAGGCCACAGAACTACCAGTCTTTTGACCAACTTTTCTCTGATAATGGATCCCTATCCCAAAGTTGCCCCCTTCAAGCATCTCACGTGCAATATTGCACGCGTGACTCTGCCTTGACAACAGCTTGTTATGCACTTCGTGACTCTCCATCAACTCTTAGCTTCTCCCCTTCTTTTGGGAGCCCTGTCTCACAGCAAGATTATCACTCAGACAACATCAATGGATCTCCATTAAATGTTTCATGTTTAACTGAAGATCCCGCTGATTTGAAACACAAGCTAAGGGAATTGGAGGTTGCAATGCTTGGTCCTGACTTCGATACCATTGACAGCTCGGAAAGTAGCTTCAGGAGCTACTTAATGTCCAAACCAGAGATGTGGAAACAAATGATGGGCATCCCTGAAGGAGACCTGAAGGAAACACTCATTGCTTGTGCGCGAGCTGTGGCCGACAATGATGCTCAGGTAATGGATTGGCTAATACCGGAGTTAAGGCAGATGGTTTCTGTTTCTGGAGAACCCATCCAACGGGTAGGAGCTTACATGCTGGAAGGCCTTATTGCTAGGCTGTCTTCTTCAGGCAGTTCTATCTACAAAGCTTTGAAGTGTAAAGAACCTACGAGCTCTGACCTCCTCTCTTACATGCACATTCTCTATGATGTGTGCCCTTACTTCAAATTTGCATACTTGTCTGCAAATGGTGCCATTGCTGAAGCTTTGAAGAATGAAGATAAGGTTCACATTATTGATTTCCAGATTGCACAGGGAAGCCAATGGATGACTCTGCTGCAGGCCCTTGCTGCAAGGCCTGGTGGGCCACCACATGTGAGAATCACTGGCATCGATGACTCCATGTCTGCATATGCCCGAGGCGGGGGACTACACATTGTGGGGCAGCGGTTGTTTCGCTTCGCTGAATCATGTAGTGTGCCGTTTGAATTCCATGCTGCTGATGTGTCTTGTTGTGACTTAGAGGTCAAGGATCTAGGCGTTCATCCTGGCGAAGCCTTGGCTGTAAACTTTCCCTTCCAACTGCATCATGTGCCAGATGAGAGTGTGAGCACCGAAAATCACCGTGACCGAATTTTGAGAATGGTCAAGAGCTTGTCCC AGGTGGTTACTCTTGTGGAGCAAGAATCTAATACAAATACTGCTCCTTTGTTCCAACGGTTTGTGGAGACTCTCAATTACTATACTGCAATATTTGAATCAATAGATGTGACTCTTCCTAGGGACAGCAAAGAGAGGATCAATGTGGAACAGCACTGCTTGGCAAGAGACATAGTGAACATAATTGCCTGTGAGGGTGCAGAAAGGGTGGAGCGGCATGAGCTTTTTGGGAAATGGAAGTCGAGGTTTACAATGGCTGGATTTGGTCCTTACCCATTGAGTCCATTGGTAAATGCCACTATAAAGTCACTTCTGGCAAAGTACTGCGAGAATTTTACACTCGAAGAGAGAGATGGTGTCCTTTATCTTGGATGGAAGAATAGGCGTTTGTCTGTCTCCAGTGCATGGA